In Sporichthyaceae bacterium, the following are encoded in one genomic region:
- a CDS encoding NAD(P)H-dependent oxidoreductase — protein sequence MSITPVRVLCIGGSTRPGSGSESAVRVCATAAVEAGAEVDLILSRDLMFPIYDTETPDRDPRAQRFVQAVRAADALIVASPGYHGSMSGMIKNALDYIEDTRNDDRVYLDGMPVGCVAVAYGWQATVSTLQSLRVTVHALRGWPSPLGATVNASSGKIFDADGGCTDDGARFQLQTVATQVVEFAALRKAGASSLLAATVE from the coding sequence ATGTCGATCACACCGGTTCGAGTTCTGTGCATCGGCGGGTCCACGCGTCCGGGCTCGGGTTCGGAGTCGGCCGTCCGGGTCTGTGCGACCGCGGCCGTCGAGGCCGGCGCCGAGGTGGACCTGATCCTCAGCCGGGACCTGATGTTCCCCATTTACGACACCGAGACCCCGGACCGGGACCCCCGCGCCCAGCGCTTTGTGCAGGCGGTGCGTGCCGCCGACGCGTTGATCGTCGCCTCGCCCGGCTACCACGGGTCCATGTCCGGGATGATCAAGAACGCACTGGACTACATCGAGGACACCCGAAACGACGACCGGGTGTACCTGGACGGCATGCCGGTCGGCTGTGTCGCGGTGGCGTACGGCTGGCAGGCCACTGTGTCCACGCTGCAGAGTCTGCGGGTCACCGTGCACGCGTTGCGCGGCTGGCCCTCGCCACTGGGCGCGACGGTGAACGCCTCCTCGGGGAAGATCTTCGACGCCGACGGGGGTTGTACCGACGACGGCGCCCGCTTCCAACTGCAAACCGTGGCCACCCAGGTGGTCGAGTTCGCCGCGTTGCGCAAGGCCGGGGCGAGCAGCTTGCTCGCCGCGACGGTGGAATAG